In one Podarcis muralis chromosome 7, rPodMur119.hap1.1, whole genome shotgun sequence genomic region, the following are encoded:
- the FHIP2B gene encoding FHF complex subunit HOOK-interacting protein 2B: MALLGRLGALLQRAVETEEPRLDLPVAFTDHWKGITQYYLETTDENKPAKETDIPWRLKQMLDILAYEEKKQPSGETGPCLEYLLQHKILETLSTLAKAEYPTGMRSHVLLFFSRLLGQMQCPLLHYLNVYRPVQKLLHLGNDALGSEPEKEMMQLVAALCTKIKQDPALLPYVLEGKSVASGQKVDPAFQPQGATAEPALDPARTLPTPVEQDRRLCPEETSCEMRLVEPASSSPNLVTSLISLCKSKKRKVALKAQENLLLLTSIDHQAAALALARDSRLCPLVADHLCTLCEAIPATVNPADVTTLQPVSWRLQGSCVEENTFPGQASLEAFFAWLDLCDCLAKEAHPVVAGAVSETVAQRFFQGVLQPQLLQMSERGILLSTAVLTALVRHIRSPALLQELVGFVLGTKEGPAVAKDAGHQPQHHLCSQLIERCNHLSDEISMATLRLFEELLWLPDRRIMHRLVLDHLEERSYLLRSPPGQEESLAREQEPCEDGLELEEDPYFIDGFPGTSFQVSTKPGVPVPKQQAQPEDVKEVVSSFLCLVPSEAKTSAYLEEAGYDTYVHDASVLFQECCTKASCWHWPKAPRPLETCSASTGFYEGRFLEVLFERLMRILDQPYAVNLQVTSVLSRLALFPHPHLHEYILDPYLPLAPGCRTLFSVLIRVIGDLMQRIHRIPNFPTNLLLVRRGLMGLVPAVEQQIGHRTLLEGVVVLEEFCKELAAIVFVKSMREVPA, translated from the exons gaggAGCCGCGCCTGGACCTCCCGGTCGCCTTCACGGACCACTGGAAGGGCATCACCCAGTATTACTTGGAGACCACCG ATGAAAACAAGCCAGCAAAAGAGACGGACATCCCCTGGCGCTTGAAACAGATGCTAGATATCCTAGCGTACGAGGAGAAGAAGCAGCCATCGGGGGAGACAGGGCCCTGTTTGGAGTACTTGCTTCAGCACAAAATCCTGGAGACCCTCAGcactctggcaaaagcagag TATCCCACGGGGATGAGGTCTCACGTGCTCCTATTCTTCAGCCGCTTGCTGGGACAAATGCAGTGCCCTCTGCTGCATTACCTGAACGTGTACAGGCCTGTCCAG AAACTCCTCCACCTTGGGAACGACGCGCTAGGCTCTGAGCCTGAGAAGGAAATGATGCAGCTTGTTGCTGCCCTGTGTACCAAGATCAAACAGGATCCGGCCCTGCTGCCCTACGTCCTAGAG GGCAAGAGTGTGGCGAGTGGGCAGAAAGTGGATCCGGCCTTCCAACCTCAGGGAGCAACAGCAGAGCCGGCCTTGGACCCTGCCCGGACCCTGCCCACCCCTGTAGAGCAGGACAGAAGACTGTGCCCAGAGGAAACTTCCTGCGAGATGCGGCTTGTGGAACCAGCCTCCTCTTCCCCAAACCTGGTGACCTCCCTGATCAGCTTGTGCAAGAGTAAG AAGAGGAAGGTTGCCCTCAAAGCTCAGGAGAACCTTCTGCTGCTAACCAGCATCGACCATCAAGCAGCTGCCCTGGCTCTGGCGCGAGACAGCAGGCTTTGCCCCCTGGTGGCTGACCACCTCTGCACGCTGTGCGAGGCCATCCCAGCCACTGTCAACCCTGCCGATGTCACCACGCTTCAGCCGGTCAGCTGGAG GCTTCAGGGCAGCTGCGTTGAGGAGAACACCTTCCCAGGCCAGGCCAGCCTGGAGGCTTTCTTTGCCTGGCTCGATCTCTGTGATTGCCTAGCGAAAGAGGCCCACCCG GTTGTGGCAGGTGCCGTAAGTGAGACGGTGGCTCAGAGGTTCTTCCAGGGAGTCCTGcagccccagctcctgcaaaT GTCAGAACGTGGCATCCTTCTCTCGACAGCTGTCCTGACTGCCTTGGTAAGACACATCCGCTCTCCTGCGCTCCTCCAGGAATTGGTGGGGTTTGTGCTGGGAACCAAGGAAGGACCCGCAGTGGCCAAGGATGCAGGCCACCAGCCGCAACACCACCTCTGCTCCCAATTGATTGAGCGCTGCAACCACTTGTCTGACGAG aTCAGTATGGCCACCTTGAGGCTGTTTGAGGAGCTGCTGTGGCTTCCGGATCGACGTATCATGCATCGCCTGGTCCTGGACCACCTGGAGGAGCGCAGCTACCTCCTGAGAAGCCCACCTGGGCAGGAGGAGTCCCTTGCTCGTGAGCAAGAGCCCTGCGAAGATGGGTT AGAACTGGAGGAGGATCCCTACTTCATAGACGGGTTCCCAGGCACCAGCTTCCAGGTCTCTACCAAGCCGGGCGTCCCTGTCCCAAAGCAGCAAGCCCAGCCGGAGGACGTGAAGGAGGTGGTCAGCAG cttcctctgcctggttcccagtgaaGCAAAGACCTCTGCCTACCTGGAAGAGGCCGGGTATGACACCTATGTCCACGATGCCAGTGTGCTG TTCCAGGAATGTTGTACCAAGGCGTCTTGCTGGCACTGGCCAAAGGCCCCTCGGCCCCTGGAGACCTGCTCTGCCAGCACCGGCTTCTACGAGGGCCGTTTCTTGGAAGTGCTCTTTGAACGGCTGATGCGCATCCTGGACCAG CCCTACGCAGTGAACCTGCAGGTGACGTCGGTGCTGTCCCGCCtggctctctttccccaccctcacCTCCATGAGTACATCCTGGATCCCTACTTGCCTCTGGCCCCCGGCTGCAGAACCCTCTTTTCCGTCCTGATCAGG GTGATTGGAGACCTCATGCAAAGGATCCACCGGATACCAAACTTCCCCACCAACTTGCTGCTGGTCCGGAGGGGGCTGATGGGGCTGGTCCCTGCTGTAGAACAACA GATCGGCCATCGTACCCTCCTGGAGGGGGTGGTTGTCCTCGAAGAATTCTGCAAGGAGCTGGCGGCCATCGTCTTCGTCAAGTCCATGCGCGAGGTCCCCGCCTGA
- the REEP4 gene encoding receptor expression-enhancing protein 4 isoform X2 → MISWVLYRVVVLVLGMLYPAYASYKAVKTKNIREYVRWMMYWIVFALFMATETLADTFISWFPFYYEIKMGFVIWLLSPYTRGASWLYRKFVHPTLSHKEKEIDQLILQAQERGYETLLSFGKKSLNVAATAAAQAAAKSQGALAGHLRSFSMQDLRSIPDTAPVHYSDPLYLEEQELRRRPIGHRTSPQELGSDSNEEDCWSDSELSAGVRGHSRKALLSKPLARTQSLRMVKKKSPVKEGSARVPRSRPRKKVADPIC, encoded by the exons ATGATCTCCTGGGTCCTGTACCGCGTCGTGGT GCTGGTGCTTGGGATGCTCTACCCTGCCTATGCTTCCTACAAGGCTGTGAAAACGAAAAATATCCGGGAATAT GTCCGCTGGATGATGTACTGGATCGTGTTTGCCCTCTTCATGGCCACAGAGACCCTCGCAGATACTTTCATTTCCTG GTTCCCCTTCTACTATGAGATCAAAATGGGATTTGTCATATGGCTGTTGTCTCCATACACAAGGGGTGCTAGCTGGCTGTACCGCAAATTTGTACATCCCACATTATCACACAAAGAAAAG GAAATTGATCAGCTCATCCTTCAGGCCCAGGAGCGTGGCTACGAGACACTCCTGAGCTTTGGGAAGAAGAGCCTCAATGTCgcagccacagctgctgcccAAGCTGCAGCAAAA AGTCAGGGGGCCCTGGCCGGGCATTTGCGTAGCTTCAGCATGCAGGACCTGCGTTCCATCCCAGACACGGCACCTGTGCATTACTCTGATCCCCTGTACCTGGAGGAACAGGAGCTCCGCCGGAGGCCAATAG GACACAGGACATCTCCTCAAGAGCTGGGCTCTGACAGCAACGAAGAGGACTGCTGGTCAGACTCTGAGCTCTCTGCTGGTGTAAGGGGCCACAGCAGGAAGGCTTTGCTTTCCAAGCCGCTGGCCAGGACCCAGAGCCTCCGCATGGTGAAGAAGAAGTCGCCTGTCAAAGAG GGCTCTGCTCGGGTCCCGCGAAGTCGCCCCAGGAAGAAGGTGGCCGATCCGATCTGTTAG
- the NUDT18 gene encoding 8-oxo-dGDP phosphatase NUDT18 isoform X1 yields MSSLAAGLGAAADDEEVAAVLGGGGWPVVAPPPPQGRDLEPARLRRNTCYIVLAVLLNEEGEVLMMQEAKRECHGRWYLPAGRMEPRETIVEAMRREVQEETGLQCQPLTLLAVEERGPAWIRFVFLARPTGGALKTLQEADAESLQAQWWNRETPSLPLRSRDILPLIELALRYQASPAHPRTLPVELPCAFICQRLLLVCVGSSGNLWVLQGTAGAPGLPLATSGLAPSQLGHRLLGAIQRLLQDSLPHPQVPVRIQGLLGVQHLGKEPGQSDGICFNIMAAVGDKGRWLDEAPPALQSGAFLWRKVEDEALRSRILQRLDEESFVPINS; encoded by the exons ATGTCCTCGCTGGCGGCTGGGCTTGGGGCGGCGGCGGACGACGAGGAGGTGGCGGCGGTGCTGGGCGGCGGGGGCTGGCCGGTggtggcgccgccgccgccgcagggccGCGATCTGGAGCCGGCGCGCCTGCGGAGGAACACCTGCTACATCGTCCTGGCCGTCCTGCTCAACGAGGAG GGAGAAGTGCTGATGATGCAGGAGGCCAAGCGGGAGTGCCACGGGCGGTGGTACCTGCCGGCGGGGCGGATGGAGCCCCGGGAGACCATCGTGGAGGCCATGCGGAGGGAGGTCCAAGAGGAGACGGGCTTGCAGTGCCAGCCCCTCACCCTGCTGGCCGTGGAGGAGAGGGGCCCCGCCTGGATCCGCTTCGTCTTCCTCGCCCGACCCACCG GTGGTGCCTTGAAGACCCTTCAGGAAGCTGACGCAGAATCCCTGCAGGCCCAGTGGTGGAACAGGGAGACGCCCTCCCTGCCTCTGCGTTCTCGGGACATCTTGCCCTTAATAGAGCTGGCTCTGCGGTACCAAGCCAGCCCGGCCCACCCGCGAACGCTGCCCGTGGAGCTGCCTTGCGCCTTCATCTGCCAACGCCTGCTGCTTGTCTGTGTTGGCAGCAGTGGCAACTTGTGGGTGCTTCAGGGGACAGCGGGGGCTCCGGGACTTCCTCTGGCCACAAGCGGCCTGGCTCCCTCACAGCTGGGTCACAGGCTCCTGGGGGCCATCCAGCGCCTACTCCAGGACTCCCTGCCACACCCCCAGGTGCCCGTCCGCATCCAAGGCCTGCTTGGGGTCCAGCATCTTGGGAAGGAGCCCGGGCAGAGCGATGGGATCTGTTTCAACATCATGGCGGCTGTAGGCGACAAGGGACGGTGGCTGGATGAAGCGCCCCCGGCGTTGCAGAGTGGAGCCTTCCTCTGGCGGAAGGTGGAGGATGAGGCCCTGCGGAGCCGGATCCTGCAGAGGCTTGATGAAGAGTCCTTTGTCCCCATTAACAGCTGA
- the REEP4 gene encoding receptor expression-enhancing protein 4 isoform X1 — protein sequence MPQGRNSIFSGAAMEAAKAKVQHYAKRWCLWIIAGLYRCWPAFLTPPFRYRLVLGMLYPAYASYKAVKTKNIREYVRWMMYWIVFALFMATETLADTFISWFPFYYEIKMGFVIWLLSPYTRGASWLYRKFVHPTLSHKEKEIDQLILQAQERGYETLLSFGKKSLNVAATAAAQAAAKSQGALAGHLRSFSMQDLRSIPDTAPVHYSDPLYLEEQELRRRPIGHRTSPQELGSDSNEEDCWSDSELSAGVRGHSRKALLSKPLARTQSLRMVKKKSPVKEGSARVPRSRPRKKVADPIC from the exons ATGCCCCAGGGTCGGAATAGCATATTCTCTGGGGCAGCCATGGAGGCCGCGAAGGCCAAGGTGCAGCACTATGCGAAGCGGTGGTGCCTGTGGATCATAGCTGGATTGTACCGGTGCTGGCCTGCCTTCTTGACGCCCCCTTTCCGTTACAGGCTGGTGCTTGGGATGCTCTACCCTGCCTATGCTTCCTACAAGGCTGTGAAAACGAAAAATATCCGGGAATAT GTCCGCTGGATGATGTACTGGATCGTGTTTGCCCTCTTCATGGCCACAGAGACCCTCGCAGATACTTTCATTTCCTG GTTCCCCTTCTACTATGAGATCAAAATGGGATTTGTCATATGGCTGTTGTCTCCATACACAAGGGGTGCTAGCTGGCTGTACCGCAAATTTGTACATCCCACATTATCACACAAAGAAAAG GAAATTGATCAGCTCATCCTTCAGGCCCAGGAGCGTGGCTACGAGACACTCCTGAGCTTTGGGAAGAAGAGCCTCAATGTCgcagccacagctgctgcccAAGCTGCAGCAAAA AGTCAGGGGGCCCTGGCCGGGCATTTGCGTAGCTTCAGCATGCAGGACCTGCGTTCCATCCCAGACACGGCACCTGTGCATTACTCTGATCCCCTGTACCTGGAGGAACAGGAGCTCCGCCGGAGGCCAATAG GACACAGGACATCTCCTCAAGAGCTGGGCTCTGACAGCAACGAAGAGGACTGCTGGTCAGACTCTGAGCTCTCTGCTGGTGTAAGGGGCCACAGCAGGAAGGCTTTGCTTTCCAAGCCGCTGGCCAGGACCCAGAGCCTCCGCATGGTGAAGAAGAAGTCGCCTGTCAAAGAG GGCTCTGCTCGGGTCCCGCGAAGTCGCCCCAGGAAGAAGGTGGCCGATCCGATCTGTTAG
- the NUDT18 gene encoding 8-oxo-dGDP phosphatase NUDT18 isoform X2, with amino-acid sequence MSSLAAGLGAAADDEEVAAVLGGGGWPVVAPPPPQGRDLEPARLRRNTCYIVLAVLLNEEGEVLMMQEAKRECHGRWYLPAGRMEPRETIVEAMRREVQEETGLQCQPLTLLAVEERGPAWIRFVFLARPTGAGPGASQGDLELRGLGGGALKTLQEADAESLQAQWWNRETPSLPLRSRDILPLIELALRYQASPAHPRTLPVELPCAFICQRLLLVCVGSSGNLWVLQGTAGAPGLPLATSGLAPSQLGHRLLGAIQRLLQDSLPHPQVPVRIQGLLGVQHLGKEPGQSDGICFNIMAAVGDKGRWLDEAPPALQSGAFLWRKVEDEALRSRILQRLDEESFVPINS; translated from the exons ATGTCCTCGCTGGCGGCTGGGCTTGGGGCGGCGGCGGACGACGAGGAGGTGGCGGCGGTGCTGGGCGGCGGGGGCTGGCCGGTggtggcgccgccgccgccgcagggccGCGATCTGGAGCCGGCGCGCCTGCGGAGGAACACCTGCTACATCGTCCTGGCCGTCCTGCTCAACGAGGAG GGAGAAGTGCTGATGATGCAGGAGGCCAAGCGGGAGTGCCACGGGCGGTGGTACCTGCCGGCGGGGCGGATGGAGCCCCGGGAGACCATCGTGGAGGCCATGCGGAGGGAGGTCCAAGAGGAGACGGGCTTGCAGTGCCAGCCCCTCACCCTGCTGGCCGTGGAGGAGAGGGGCCCCGCCTGGATCCGCTTCGTCTTCCTCGCCCGACCCACCGGTGCTGGCCCGGGCGCATCTCAGGGGGACTTGGAGCTCCGCGGGTTGGGAG GTGGTGCCTTGAAGACCCTTCAGGAAGCTGACGCAGAATCCCTGCAGGCCCAGTGGTGGAACAGGGAGACGCCCTCCCTGCCTCTGCGTTCTCGGGACATCTTGCCCTTAATAGAGCTGGCTCTGCGGTACCAAGCCAGCCCGGCCCACCCGCGAACGCTGCCCGTGGAGCTGCCTTGCGCCTTCATCTGCCAACGCCTGCTGCTTGTCTGTGTTGGCAGCAGTGGCAACTTGTGGGTGCTTCAGGGGACAGCGGGGGCTCCGGGACTTCCTCTGGCCACAAGCGGCCTGGCTCCCTCACAGCTGGGTCACAGGCTCCTGGGGGCCATCCAGCGCCTACTCCAGGACTCCCTGCCACACCCCCAGGTGCCCGTCCGCATCCAAGGCCTGCTTGGGGTCCAGCATCTTGGGAAGGAGCCCGGGCAGAGCGATGGGATCTGTTTCAACATCATGGCGGCTGTAGGCGACAAGGGACGGTGGCTGGATGAAGCGCCCCCGGCGTTGCAGAGTGGAGCCTTCCTCTGGCGGAAGGTGGAGGATGAGGCCCTGCGGAGCCGGATCCTGCAGAGGCTTGATGAAGAGTCCTTTGTCCCCATTAACAGCTGA